The Halorientalis sp. IM1011 genome window below encodes:
- a CDS encoding universal stress protein: MYEILMPIDTDADRALRQARAVEDLPGGSEDVHVTVLHSFTDNPSGASITQLQSARRVESHLEDAGYEVTLDERSGSPADSILEVAADEDVDLICIGGRKRSPTGKVLFGSVTQSVLLDADRSVLVCRRGDDA, translated from the coding sequence ATGTACGAGATACTGATGCCGATCGACACCGATGCCGACCGTGCGCTCAGACAGGCCCGGGCGGTCGAGGACCTGCCGGGCGGCTCCGAGGACGTTCACGTTACCGTTTTGCACTCGTTCACCGACAACCCCTCGGGTGCGTCCATCACACAGCTGCAGTCGGCCCGGCGCGTCGAGTCCCACCTCGAAGACGCCGGCTACGAGGTGACTCTGGACGAGCGCTCGGGCAGTCCGGCGGACTCCATCCTCGAAGTCGCTGCCGACGAGGACGTGGACCTCATCTGTATCGGGGGCCGCAAGCGCTCCCCGACCGGGAAGGTCCTGTTCGGGAGCGTCACCCAGAGCGTCCTGCTTGACGCCGACCGGTCCGTGCTCGTCTGCCGGCGGGGCGACGACGCCTGA